Part of the Musa acuminata AAA Group cultivar baxijiao chromosome BXJ3-10, Cavendish_Baxijiao_AAA, whole genome shotgun sequence genome, AGATCGAGCGCCTCGAGGCGGAGAACCGGGCGCTGCGGGACGAAGTCGAGACCTTGAGCTCCAAGATACGGAGCGGCGAGGAGGAGAGCCGGCGCAGGGAGAAAAGGATCAGGGATCTGGAGACGGAGTTGGGGGAGCTGAAGAAGGCGTCCACGGAGCAGAGCAATGGCGAATCGCGGCGACTCTGCGCGCGGACGGGGGAGATGGACGACTGCTCGTCGTCGCAGAGGTTCCAAAACCTCATCGATGTGTCGGCGAGATCAAATCTTTCCAAGAGCATGAGAAAAGCCCCCAGATCCACGGACATTGGTCCGGGTCAAGAGGTCCAGAAGCCGGAGAGCAGAGATCCCAGAACGGAAGAAGGCGAAGGAGAAGCGGCGTCTCGACCAGCTCGGGGCGGCGAGAAAGAAGATGCATTGAAACCCCGAGCTCCTAGGGTTCCGAAACCCCCTCCGACGCCGTCCATCTCCTGTAACTCCTCCacctcatcttcttcttcgtcgtcgtctACAACCTCCGAAACCACGTCCGGCGTCCACACGAGCAGAGGCACTAGCTTGGCGAGCCTGCCGCCGATCCCGCCGCCTGCCCCTGCGGTCGGATCCCCGGTGACCGGTTGCCCCAGGCCccctccgccgcctccgcctcccccGCCGCCATCGAAGGGGTCGAGATTGGTGGCGGCGAGCGTGAGGCGGGTGCCGGAAGTGGTGGAGTTCTACCACTCCCTGATGCGGCGTGACTCCAAGAGGGAGCCCGGCGGCGTAGCGCCGGACGTGACCCCTGCGTCTTCTGCGGCGGCCGCCAACGCGCGCGACATGATTGGCGAGATCGAGAACCGCTCCGCTCACCTCCTGGCCGTAAGACCCCCTTTCGTTCCGTCCGACTTCTCCTGTTTGTgtgttttttttctaatttacacAATTGCCCCCACGCCCCCCTAAAAAACCGACCGTTGGGCGTGCGTTCTGCTGTACTAACATGCGTACGTGGGAGGAATTGGTCGGGTGCTTCTTGACTCGTCGTTGTTGCTGAAGAAACATCGGATCCCACTTCCCAGATATGGTGCTTAATGATAGTTCTACTTCCTTTAATTGTGGTCTTAATTACACCATTAATTAATCGCAGATAAAGACAGACGTGGAGACGCAGGGCGACTTCATTAAGTTCTTAATCAAGGAAGTGGAGCATGCGGCCTTCACCAACGTCGAAGACGTGGTCGCCTTCGTCAAATGGCTGGACGACGAGCTCTCCTTCCTGGtattctttgtttttttcttttttttaatctccTCCGTAGATTGATGCAGTTTCTTGAGATCGATGTCGGGTGATGGGCGCAGGTGGACGAGAGGGCGGTGCTGAAGCACTTCGAGTGGCCGGAGCACAAGGCGGATGCCATGCGCGAGGCGGCCTTCGGCTACTGCGACCTGAAGAAGCTGGTGTCCGAGGCGTCGTCGTTCCGCGACGACCCTCGCCAACCCTGCGCTTCCGCCCTCAAGAAGATGCAGGCGCTCTTAGAaaagtactctctctctctctctctctctctctctctctctctctctctctctctctctctctctctctctctctttctgcgcGAGTCGCCCTTCTGCTTGTGTAGCAAGTAAACCATCAACTGATGGCATTGGCATGACTCCGTAGATTGGAGCAAGGGGTGTTCAACCTGTCACGCGTGCGCGAGGGCGCGACGAAGCGGTACAGGGGGTTTGGTATTCCTTGGGAATGGATGCTGGAGAGCGGATACGTTAATCAGGTACCTCTGTTCTTTGTCTTTGCGCTTTGGAAGTGTGCTGCAGTAGTAAAGTAGCCTGGTGTTACCACTTTTGATAAAGAAAGGAgtagagaaggggaaggggacgGTTGATGCCTGCTAGGTGGCAAAAGACAAACTTAGATCTTAGGGATTCTCGATGCATGCGAGCACGTGAATCGGGGGTTGACACACACTGCACAATCTTGTTTCTTCGACTAAGATGAATTAtagtgggtgtgtgtgtgtgtgttctttcCCCATTGCTGCGGGAATCATTGATGGGACCATTAAAAGGATGCCATCGAAAAGAGGACAGATAGGGACAGTATTTAAGGGCCCGCAAGTCGAGATGACACGGTGAGCAAAGTCGGGACTCGTGTGCTGACTTATGCTCTGTTCTTCAAGTAAATCAAGCTTGTGAATACTACTAACCTGCTTTCCAGCGAGGCAGTTGTACTGATTTCTCGAATCATCCTTACTATGGTGTCGTGAAGTCGCGGCTTGGTATCTTTCTCAGTTTGATGTTTTAGTTTCCTTTCACTTGGCTCGAGGCTGAGGAGGAGGATGGTTTCTACTTATGCCATCTTTACCATCTTGTTGGCTGGTGTTGTTAATCAATCAATTTATGATATGTGGTAGACTATTAGATAAAGCTCATCTTTTCCCATCATCAATTTATGATGGTGGAGAAAAGCATTCAGATGCACCACCACAGGGCAGAGTGTGCATGTTCGACAGATCCCACACCTGACCTGACCAAccaatgaatcaagatttcttgacCCTGACTCGGCCAAatcatgttgtgtgtgtgtgtgtgtgtgtgtgtgagagagagagagagagagagagagagagagagatcggttGCTATTATATGTTTCATCTTTACCCTGTGTGATCTCTATGGCCTCCTCGGTAAATGTAGTCGCAGCTGTTCTTTTGTAGCTCTTTTGCTGAGATAGTCCTGTGGTTTTCCTCCTG contains:
- the LOC135651859 gene encoding protein INCREASED PETAL GROWTH ANISOTROPY 1-like isoform X1, with amino-acid sequence MVAGKVKAAMGFQRSPATPKAETPRRSSSSPASHHKPSAASAGGHQPPPPPPPSSNGKASASFARSFGVYFPRASAQVQPRPPDVAELLRLVEELQEKESRLRTQLLEQKLLKETVAIVPFLEKEIAARGEELARAAEKIERLEAENRALRDEVETLSSKIRSGEEESRRREKRIRDLETELGELKKASTEQSNGESRRLCARTGEMDDCSSSQRFQNLIDVSARSNLSKSMRKAPRSTDIGPGQEVQKPESRDPRTEEGEGEAASRPARGGEKEDALKPRAPRVPKPPPTPSISCNSSTSSSSSSSSTTSETTSGVHTSRGTSLASLPPIPPPAPAVGSPVTGCPRPPPPPPPPPPPSKGSRLVAASVRRVPEVVEFYHSLMRRDSKREPGGVAPDVTPASSAAAANARDMIGEIENRSAHLLAIKTDVETQGDFIKFLIKEVEHAAFTNVEDVVAFVKWLDDELSFLVDERAVLKHFEWPEHKADAMREAAFGYCDLKKLVSEASSFRDDPRQPCASALKKMQALLEKLEQGVFNLSRVREGATKRYRGFGIPWEWMLESGYVNQIKLASVKLAMKYMKRVSSELENIAGSPEEEELMLQGVRFAFRVHQFAGGFDVETMRAFQELKDKAHSLRLQSPHHHHHKLYCSCRHGNFGDCHANGFQ
- the LOC135651859 gene encoding protein INCREASED PETAL GROWTH ANISOTROPY 1-like isoform X3, coding for MVAGKVKAAMGFQRSPATPKAETPRRSSSSPASHHKPSAASAGGHQPPPPPPPSSNGKASASFARSFGVYFPRASAQVQPRPPDVAELLRLVEELQEKESRLRTQLLEQKLLKETVAIVPFLEKEIAARGEELARAAEKIERLEAENRALRDEVETLSSKIRSGEEESRRREKRIRDLETELGELKKASTEQSNGESRRLCARTGEMDDCSSSQRFQNLIDVSARSNLSKSMRKAPRSTDIGPGQEVQKPESRDPRTEEGEGEAASRPARGGEKEDALKPRAPRVPKPPPTPSISCNSSTSSSSSSSSTTSETTSGVHTSRGTSLASLPPIPPPAPAVGSPVTGCPRPPPPPPPPPPPSKGSRLVAASVRRVPEVVEFYHSLMRRDSKREPGGVAPDVTPASSAAAANARDMIGEIENRSAHLLAIKTDVETQGDFIKFLIKEVEHAAFTNVEDVVAFVKWLDDELSFLVDERAVLKHFEWPEHKADAMREAAFGYCDLKKLVSEASSFRDDPRQPCASALKKMQALLEKLEQGVFNLSRVREGATKRYRGFGIPWEWMLESGYVNQIKLASVKLAMKYMKRVSSELENIAGSPEEEELMLQGVRFAFRVHQFAGGFDVETMRAFQELKDKAHSLRLQSPHHHHHKLYCRSTSR
- the LOC135651859 gene encoding protein INCREASED PETAL GROWTH ANISOTROPY 1-like isoform X2, which translates into the protein MVAGKVKAAMGFQRSPATPKAETPRRSSSSPASHHKPSAASAGGHQPPPPPPPSSNGKASASFARSFGVYFPRASAQVQPRPPDVAELLRLVEELQEKESRLRTQLLEQKLLKETVAIVPFLEKEIAARGEELARAAEKIERLEAENRALRDEVETLSSKIRSGEEESRRREKRIRDLETELGELKKASTEQSNGESRRLCARTGEMDDCSSSQRFQNLIDVSARSNLSKSMRKAPRSTDIGPGQEVQKPESRDPRTEEGEGEAASRPARGGEKEDALKPRAPRVPKPPPTPSISCNSSTSSSSSSSSTTSETTSGVHTSRGTSLASLPPIPPPAPAVGSPVTGCPRPPPPPPPPPPPSKGSRLVAASVRRVPEVVEFYHSLMRRDSKREPGGVAPDVTPASSAAAANARDMIGEIENRSAHLLAIKTDVETQGDFIKFLIKEVEHAAFTNVEDVVAFVKWLDDELSFLVDERAVLKHFEWPEHKADAMREAAFGYCDLKKLVSEASSFRDDPRQPCASALKKMQALLEKLEQGVFNLSRVREGATKRYRGFGIPWEWMLESGYVNQIKLASVKLAMKYMKRVSSELENIAGSPEEEELMLQGVRFAFRVHQFAGGFDVETMRAFQELKDKAHSLRLQSPHHHHHKLYCRHGNFGDCHANGFQ